The following proteins are co-located in the Calliphora vicina chromosome 2, idCalVici1.1, whole genome shotgun sequence genome:
- the LOC135951171 gene encoding uncharacterized protein LOC135951171 has product MPPPPYYEDPYRHRHHHHHHRPGIEIDIVPGWNRPYYPPPPPPRTEVVVVTPAANYPGAPCPGQYYNNGAYYNNGGAYNNGCNNGYNNPPYPRW; this is encoded by the coding sequence ATGCCACCGCCACCCTACTATGAGGATCCATATCgccatcgtcatcatcatcaccatcatcgTCCAGGTATCGAGATTGATATTGTTCCCGGTTGGAATCGTCCATACTATCCTCCACCTCCCCCGCCTCGCACTGAGGTGGTGGTCGTAACACCAGCGGCAAATTATCCCGGGGCACCCTGCCCTGGCCAATATTATAATAATGGTGCATACTACAACAACGGTGGAGCCTACAATAACGGATGCAATAATGGCTACAACAATCCACCCTATCCCCGTTGGTAA
- the LOC135950518 gene encoding uncharacterized protein LOC135950518: MVPPPPPQCGPPCQPPPFQHPPCQPQPPHHHHRPGIKIEIIPPWRRRHHHHPPPPPASQVVVVMPSGQNPPPAYPQGQPANYYVPPSGPPPAHYHNPNY, from the coding sequence atggtgCCACCTCCACCACCACAGTGCGGACCACCATGTCAGCCTCCACCATTTCAACATCCACCATGTCAACCACAACCACCACATCATCACCATCGTCCAggaataaaaattgaaattattccTCCATGGCGCCGTCGTCATCACCATCATCCACCGCCGCCTCCCGCTTCTCAGGTAGTTGTAGTTATGCCATCTGGTCAAAATCCACCGCCAGCATATCCACAAGGTCAACCAGCTAATTACTATGTACCACCATCAGGACCTCCACCAGCACACTATCACAACCCGAATTATTAA